In the Flagellimonas sp. MMG031 genome, one interval contains:
- a CDS encoding SHOCT domain-containing protein — translation MHYYDGHFGGMHLIWWIIWIIFLAWIFFIPSDIPYKRHQEDSPLEILKKRFAKGEISKEEFEESKKVLQTDNESKTEKP, via the coding sequence ATGCATTATTACGACGGACATTTTGGAGGTATGCACCTTATATGGTGGATTATCTGGATCATCTTTTTGGCTTGGATATTCTTTATCCCATCGGACATTCCCTATAAAAGGCACCAAGAGGATAGCCCACTGGAAATTTTAAAAAAAAGATTTGCGAAAGGCGAAATTTCCAAGGAGGAATTTGAGGAATCAAAAAAGGTCCTTCAAACTGACAATGAATCTAAAACAGAAAAACCATGA
- a CDS encoding DUF5676 family membrane protein codes for MNRFNVKKLGFAFGLTGAIIYLGCMIVMATAGKEGTISFFNSLLHGLDTTSIIRMDVPLSEAFLGLVQTFIIGWLIGACIGGLYNAQIKHRK; via the coding sequence ATGAATCGATTTAATGTAAAAAAATTAGGCTTTGCCTTTGGTCTTACTGGGGCCATAATCTATTTGGGCTGTATGATCGTAATGGCAACGGCCGGCAAAGAGGGTACGATATCCTTTTTCAACAGTCTACTGCACGGATTGGACACCACCAGCATCATACGAATGGATGTTCCCCTGTCCGAGGCTTTTTTGGGGCTTGTACAGACCTTCATCATAGGTTGGCTCATCGGGGCGTGCATAGGTGGGCTTTACAATGCCCAGATCAAACATCGAAAATAG
- a CDS encoding lycopene cyclase domain-containing protein → MQYVWFIWSLIILALWALLFVLKKGYREEMLKMSLITMPFGLTEPLFVPEYWLPPSLFQLAEKTGFDLESLLFSFAIGGIGTVLYNLIFGRVLSKIPLIERHHKRHNLHLYLLFVPALVFVPMALFTKLNPIYCGVLALLAGGLATLYCRPDLKGKVWVGGFLFTLLYFLYFGSILPFYPQYVDLYWNLDNLTGILVFGIPMEELWFAFTFGMYWSGLYEHLFWRKTVKSETLSIDPNPN, encoded by the coding sequence ATGCAGTACGTTTGGTTCATATGGTCCCTTATCATCCTGGCACTCTGGGCACTCCTTTTTGTGTTGAAAAAAGGGTATAGGGAAGAAATGCTCAAGATGAGTCTTATCACCATGCCCTTTGGATTGACCGAGCCCCTGTTCGTGCCGGAATATTGGCTTCCCCCCTCTTTGTTCCAATTGGCCGAAAAAACGGGTTTTGACCTGGAAAGCTTGCTGTTTTCCTTTGCGATAGGTGGGATAGGCACCGTGCTCTACAATTTGATATTTGGAAGGGTCCTTTCCAAAATCCCTTTGATCGAGCGCCATCATAAAAGGCATAATCTGCACCTATATCTTCTTTTTGTGCCCGCATTGGTCTTTGTCCCCATGGCGTTGTTCACCAAGCTTAATCCCATTTATTGTGGTGTTTTGGCCCTGCTTGCGGGTGGGTTGGCCACCCTTTATTGCAGGCCCGATCTAAAGGGAAAGGTCTGGGTGGGCGGCTTCCTGTTCACCTTGTTGTATTTTTTGTATTTCGGGAGCATACTTCCCTTCTACCCCCAATACGTCGATCTGTACTGGAACCTGGACAATCTTACCGGTATCCTTGTTTTCGGCATTCCCATGGAAGAGCTATGGTTCGCTTTCACTTTTGGAATGTACTGGTCCGGTTTGTACGAACACCTATTCTGGAGAAAAACCGTGAAATCCGAAACCCTATCCATTGACCCAAACCCTAATTGA
- a CDS encoding NAD(P)/FAD-dependent oxidoreductase, which translates to MDTTNCDTSKIICLPEPGMPRIVVIGGGFAGLALAKELKNKKVQVVLLDKNNFHAFQPLLYQVATSALEPDSIVFPFRKQFNGFKNLVFRLAEVSEIQPLSNTVVTDKGAVSYDYLVLATGTTTNFFGMESVARNSLGMKGIRDALNIRHLMLQNLEQAAITCDGEERDALTNFVIVGGGPAGVEMAGALAEFRRYILPKDYPEYPSSTMEIYLVEALDELLGTMSDKASTKTLAYLRELEVNVLFNESVSGYDGSVVTTKSGKEIKAKNLIWTAGVQGQFPKGIAPDKVVKGNRLKTDPHLHVEGYGNIFAIGDIAALIGETTPKGHPQVAQVAIQQGRYLGRSLWATLHGKPTKPFSYKDKGSLATVGKRKAVADLGKFRFGGYPAWLLWSIVHLMSISGFRNRILVGLNWAASYFTYEKGNRLIIRNFSPPDQGPPKKSRTGNFGNHKEKVQ; encoded by the coding sequence ATGGACACAACAAATTGCGACACATCAAAGATAATCTGTCTACCAGAGCCGGGTATGCCCCGGATAGTGGTCATTGGCGGTGGTTTTGCCGGACTGGCCTTGGCAAAGGAATTGAAAAACAAGAAGGTTCAAGTGGTCCTATTGGACAAAAACAACTTTCATGCGTTTCAGCCTTTATTGTACCAAGTGGCAACGAGTGCCCTGGAACCGGACAGCATAGTTTTCCCATTCAGAAAGCAGTTCAATGGCTTCAAAAACCTAGTGTTCCGATTGGCGGAAGTATCAGAAATCCAACCTTTGTCCAATACGGTAGTGACCGACAAGGGGGCCGTTTCCTATGATTACCTGGTTTTGGCCACTGGGACAACGACCAACTTTTTTGGTATGGAAAGCGTTGCTAGGAACAGTTTGGGCATGAAGGGCATACGTGATGCCCTCAACATCCGGCATTTGATGCTGCAAAATCTGGAGCAGGCCGCCATTACCTGTGATGGGGAGGAACGCGATGCCCTCACCAATTTTGTCATCGTGGGCGGCGGTCCGGCCGGGGTTGAAATGGCAGGGGCCTTGGCCGAATTTCGTAGATACATCCTGCCAAAGGACTATCCAGAGTACCCATCCTCCACCATGGAAATCTACTTGGTGGAAGCCCTTGACGAACTATTGGGCACCATGTCGGACAAGGCCTCCACCAAGACACTGGCCTATTTAAGGGAACTTGAGGTAAACGTACTGTTCAACGAATCGGTAAGTGGGTATGACGGTAGTGTGGTCACCACAAAAAGTGGAAAGGAGATCAAGGCAAAAAACCTCATATGGACCGCAGGGGTGCAGGGGCAGTTCCCCAAAGGCATTGCCCCTGATAAAGTGGTAAAGGGCAACCGGCTCAAGACCGATCCCCATTTACATGTTGAGGGGTATGGGAATATTTTTGCCATTGGGGACATAGCCGCCTTGATCGGGGAAACGACTCCCAAAGGGCATCCCCAAGTGGCGCAGGTAGCCATCCAACAAGGCAGGTACCTTGGGCGGTCTCTTTGGGCCACCCTTCATGGAAAACCAACAAAACCCTTTTCCTACAAAGACAAGGGATCATTGGCCACAGTGGGCAAGCGCAAGGCCGTCGCCGATTTGGGCAAATTCAGGTTTGGCGGGTATCCCGCCTGGCTATTGTGGTCCATCGTTCACCTTATGTCCATCAGTGGTTTTAGAAATAGAATCCTGGTCGGTTTGAACTGGGCCGCAAGTTATTTCACCTATGAAAAGGGCAACCGTTTGATTATAAGGAATTTTAGCCCTCCAGACCAAGGCCCACCTAAAAAATCCAGAACGGGAAACTTCGGGAACCATAAAGAAAAAGTCCAATGA
- a CDS encoding universal stress protein, whose amino-acid sequence MNNILVPTDFSKNCEKAAQLALEMAKAYQSEIHFLHLMKTPVDWIKLDKEKEKRYPETLKQIGKAKAALRELEKTAERKGLKCRTFLQFDAGQADILEHSGHFHHDFIITGSSGTKGVVRELTGSNVEQIVRMAHVPVIVVKDEKLHFPFKNIVFVSDFEEDCSQAFEKVISIAKKCNARIHFLRINTETDHNSIRLGLSPIENLLKKFPGLENYALAVYNEPSVETGINTFVAQHPIDLIAMVTHGKTGFLSLFRTSIAEGVTNHASLPVMTLHL is encoded by the coding sequence ATGAACAATATTCTAGTACCCACCGACTTTTCCAAAAACTGTGAAAAAGCAGCACAATTGGCCTTGGAAATGGCCAAGGCATACCAATCCGAGATCCATTTTTTGCACCTTATGAAAACACCCGTGGATTGGATAAAGCTGGATAAGGAAAAGGAAAAGCGCTATCCGGAGACCCTTAAACAGATCGGCAAGGCCAAAGCCGCCTTACGGGAGTTGGAAAAAACGGCCGAACGGAAGGGACTGAAGTGCCGGACCTTTCTTCAGTTTGATGCCGGACAAGCAGATATCCTGGAGCATTCGGGACATTTTCACCATGACTTCATCATTACCGGGAGCAGCGGTACCAAAGGAGTCGTTCGCGAATTGACGGGAAGCAATGTGGAACAAATTGTACGAATGGCCCATGTCCCCGTTATCGTTGTAAAGGATGAAAAGCTACACTTTCCCTTCAAGAACATCGTGTTCGTTTCGGACTTTGAGGAAGATTGCAGCCAAGCCTTCGAGAAGGTCATCTCCATTGCCAAAAAATGCAATGCCCGGATACACTTCTTGCGCATCAATACCGAAACCGACCACAACAGTATCCGATTGGGCCTGTCCCCCATTGAAAATTTGCTGAAGAAATTCCCGGGATTGGAAAACTATGCGCTGGCGGTCTATAATGAACCTTCCGTTGAAACGGGGATCAATACCTTTGTTGCACAGCATCCCATTGATCTTATCGCCATGGTCACCCACGGCAAAACAGGGTTTTTAAGCCTGTTCCGAACCAGTATTGCCGAGGGCGTCACCAACCATGCGTCCTTGCCCGTAATGACCTTACACCTCTAA
- a CDS encoding ATP cone domain-containing protein yields MAKSVNLIKHSGDVVPFDRKKLIHSLQRARASDVLIQQIVEQVEHQIQDGMTTKKVYQLAFTMLRKKSRVSASRYKLKKALMELGPSGFPFEKLVGELMGREGFSTQVGVIVAGNCVQHEVDVIAQKENVHYMIECKYHSDQGRFCNVKTPLYIHSRFLDVEKQWVRQKGHGAKLHKGGVYTNTRLTTDAIQYGNCVGLLLCSWDHPNGNGLKDRIDKAGLHPLTALTTLTKGEKTKLLDKGIVLCKDIHENPMLLDDMGISRSRQKNILNDSRELCKTHSHGPR; encoded by the coding sequence ATGGCCAAATCCGTTAACCTTATCAAACATTCGGGCGATGTAGTCCCGTTCGATCGTAAAAAACTGATCCATTCCTTACAACGTGCCCGCGCAAGCGATGTACTCATACAACAAATTGTGGAGCAAGTCGAGCACCAGATCCAGGATGGCATGACCACAAAAAAAGTATATCAGCTGGCCTTTACAATGCTTCGGAAAAAGTCCCGTGTGAGTGCCTCTAGATACAAGCTCAAAAAAGCATTGATGGAATTGGGCCCCTCCGGTTTTCCCTTCGAGAAATTGGTCGGTGAACTCATGGGGCGCGAAGGATTCTCCACCCAGGTAGGTGTCATAGTAGCGGGCAATTGCGTACAGCACGAAGTGGATGTCATAGCCCAAAAGGAAAATGTACATTATATGATCGAATGCAAATACCACAGTGACCAAGGCCGGTTTTGCAATGTCAAGACCCCTTTGTATATCCATTCCCGCTTTCTGGATGTGGAAAAGCAATGGGTCCGCCAAAAGGGACATGGTGCCAAACTCCATAAAGGTGGGGTGTACACCAATACCCGGTTGACCACTGACGCCATCCAATATGGGAACTGTGTTGGATTGCTCCTGTGCAGTTGGGACCATCCGAACGGAAACGGACTCAAGGATAGAATAGACAAGGCGGGTCTTCATCCCTTGACCGCCTTGACGACCCTTACCAAAGGGGAAAAAACAAAATTACTGGATAAGGGCATCGTCCTTTGCAAGGACATCCACGAAAACCCAATGTTGTTGGATGACATGGGAATCTCCAGATCCCGGCAAAAAAACATCTTGAACGATTCAAGGGAATTATGCAAAACCCATAGTCATGGACCTAGATAA
- a CDS encoding MBL fold metallo-hydrolase — translation MDLDKTNIHFLGASGTVTGSKYLLDTGDRKILVDCGLFQGLKELRLKNWEYPPVTVSEIDVVLLTHGHMDHTGYLPRLVKQGFNGSIYGTYPTLDITKIILNDTAKIQEQEAERANKEGYSKHRPAQPLYDLKDVEKTLPHFKGVPQSQWITLFDGIRVRFQYNGHILGATHIDLDIHGKRFVFSGDIGRTKDLLLYPPLKPRKADVLFIESTYGGRFHPDEAEALPLIEKLVQDTIARGGSLFIPSFSVERAQLMMLIFWRLLKEGKIPKVQMIMDSPMGTDVLELFHRTRDWHKLEDHECDEMCSHFNVVSSYRETMELRMDHSPKIVIAGSGMLTGGRMLNYLETQAPNPNNTLLFVGYQAEGTRGRKLLEGEKELKVYGKWVPFNMQVCEVEGLSAHADHEELLGWMDRMANAPERIFIVHGEKDGAIALQRGIKETYGWEAEIPQLYQIEEIA, via the coding sequence ATGGACCTAGATAAAACAAACATTCATTTTTTGGGGGCGTCAGGTACGGTCACCGGCTCAAAATATCTTTTGGACACAGGAGACAGAAAAATACTGGTGGATTGTGGACTGTTCCAGGGACTGAAGGAACTGCGCCTTAAAAACTGGGAATATCCACCCGTAACGGTTTCGGAAATAGATGTGGTATTGCTCACCCATGGCCATATGGACCATACGGGATATCTTCCCCGATTGGTGAAACAGGGATTCAATGGGTCCATTTATGGAACATATCCCACCTTGGACATCACAAAGATCATTTTAAACGACACTGCCAAAATACAAGAGCAGGAAGCCGAACGTGCGAATAAGGAGGGCTATTCGAAACACCGTCCTGCCCAACCTCTCTACGACCTAAAGGATGTGGAAAAGACCCTTCCGCATTTCAAGGGGGTTCCCCAATCCCAATGGATTACCCTATTCGATGGCATAAGGGTACGGTTCCAATACAACGGACACATCCTGGGAGCCACACATATCGACTTGGATATACACGGAAAGCGCTTTGTTTTTTCAGGGGATATTGGAAGAACCAAGGACCTATTGCTTTACCCACCCCTAAAACCGAGAAAGGCCGATGTGCTTTTCATTGAATCGACCTATGGTGGAAGGTTCCATCCCGATGAGGCGGAAGCCCTCCCCTTGATCGAAAAATTGGTCCAGGACACCATAGCCAGGGGCGGTAGCCTTTTTATCCCCAGCTTCTCGGTAGAACGGGCCCAGCTCATGATGCTCATTTTTTGGAGGTTGCTGAAGGAGGGCAAAATCCCCAAGGTCCAAATGATCATGGACAGTCCGATGGGTACCGATGTATTGGAGCTTTTCCATCGTACAAGGGATTGGCACAAGTTGGAAGACCATGAATGTGATGAGATGTGTTCCCACTTCAACGTGGTAAGCAGCTATCGTGAAACCATGGAGCTGCGTATGGACCATAGCCCCAAAATCGTCATTGCGGGAAGCGGGATGCTAACCGGGGGGAGAATGCTCAACTATTTAGAGACCCAGGCCCCAAACCCGAACAATACCTTGCTTTTTGTAGGGTATCAGGCCGAGGGTACCCGGGGCAGAAAGCTGTTGGAAGGTGAAAAAGAACTAAAAGTATATGGAAAATGGGTGCCTTTCAACATGCAGGTCTGCGAGGTCGAAGGCCTATCGGCACATGCGGACCATGAGGAACTCCTGGGCTGGATGGACAGGATGGCCAATGCACCGGAACGGATATTCATCGTCCATGGGGAAAAGGATGGTGCCATCGCCCTACAAAGGGGCATCAAGGAAACCTATGGTTGGGAGGCCGAGATCCCACAATTATATCAAATCGAAGAAATCGCATAG
- a CDS encoding thymidine phosphorylase family protein — translation MEPNSNTLTYKHLGIYTQNENVVYMRYDCHVCKSEGFEALVRIRVSKAPRSIVASLNVVSSNMLLPGEIGLSDAAAQKLDVSENDLLHVSHLEPIASLGHVRAKIYNNKLDREAYGHIITDILAGDYSNIHLSAFITACAGDRMDLDEITDLTKVMITSGKTLDWNQSIIVDKHCIGGLPGNRTTPLVVAMVTAYGLTMPKTSSRAITSPAGTADTMEVMTNVTLSSDEIERVVNQEGGCFVWGGTAQLSPADDVLIKIEKALDIDSEGQLIASVLSKKAAAGSTHVVIDIPVGETAKVRSMEMAQKLQRDMEAVGRAVGLTVKIVITDGTQPVGRGIGPSLEAMDVLSVLKNEAKAPQDLKERAVLLAGELLELSGKVVSGEGNRRALQVLESGKAYDKFISICEAQGRFSLPVPAPHTLEVKAERSGVLHHIDNRKIAKLAKLSGAPRAKSAGISLYVRLGDRITKGQTLYTLHAVTEGELRYALDYKNDHEDIITIL, via the coding sequence ATGGAACCCAATTCAAACACCTTAACATACAAACACCTTGGCATATACACCCAAAATGAAAATGTGGTGTACATGCGGTATGATTGCCACGTCTGTAAATCGGAAGGATTCGAAGCCCTTGTCCGGATAAGGGTCTCCAAGGCACCCCGTTCCATTGTGGCAAGCCTGAACGTGGTAAGTTCGAACATGCTCTTACCCGGTGAGATCGGTCTGTCCGATGCTGCGGCCCAGAAACTGGACGTTTCCGAAAACGACCTGTTGCACGTCTCCCATTTGGAGCCCATAGCGTCCCTTGGCCATGTCAGGGCAAAGATCTACAACAACAAACTCGACCGTGAGGCCTATGGGCATATCATTACGGATATCCTTGCGGGGGACTATTCCAACATCCACCTGTCGGCCTTCATCACGGCCTGTGCCGGTGACCGTATGGACTTGGATGAGATCACCGACCTGACCAAGGTCATGATCACCTCGGGCAAAACCCTGGACTGGAACCAAAGCATCATCGTCGATAAGCATTGCATCGGTGGACTTCCCGGCAACCGCACGACTCCCTTGGTGGTGGCCATGGTCACCGCATATGGACTAACGATGCCCAAAACATCCTCAAGGGCCATCACCTCCCCGGCAGGTACTGCGGACACCATGGAGGTCATGACCAACGTTACGCTTTCATCGGATGAAATAGAGCGGGTCGTAAACCAGGAAGGAGGCTGTTTTGTGTGGGGCGGAACAGCGCAACTGAGCCCTGCGGACGATGTGCTCATCAAAATTGAAAAGGCCTTGGATATCGATAGTGAAGGGCAACTTATCGCCTCGGTCCTATCCAAAAAAGCGGCCGCAGGCTCCACCCATGTGGTCATAGACATTCCTGTGGGCGAGACCGCCAAGGTTCGAAGCATGGAGATGGCCCAAAAACTTCAGAGGGATATGGAGGCGGTCGGCAGGGCCGTTGGCCTCACGGTAAAGATTGTGATAACGGACGGTACCCAACCTGTGGGAAGGGGCATAGGACCATCCCTGGAGGCCATGGATGTGCTCAGTGTGTTGAAAAATGAGGCCAAGGCCCCACAGGACCTAAAGGAACGTGCTGTTTTATTGGCAGGCGAACTGTTGGAACTTTCAGGAAAGGTGGTGTCAGGGGAAGGCAACAGAAGAGCACTTCAAGTATTGGAATCGGGAAAGGCCTACGATAAATTCATTTCCATTTGTGAAGCCCAGGGACGTTTCTCCCTCCCCGTCCCGGCACCCCATACCTTGGAGGTCAAAGCTGAAAGATCAGGTGTCCTACACCACATTGACAACAGAAAAATTGCCAAGCTCGCCAAGCTTTCAGGGGCGCCCCGGGCCAAATCCGCAGGGATTTCACTGTACGTCCGTTTGGGGGACCGTATAACAAAGGGCCAAACCCTTTATACCCTGCATGCGGTAACAGAGGGTGAACTACGATATGCACTGGACTATAAAAACGATCATGAAGACATCATAACCATCCTATAA
- a CDS encoding ribose-phosphate pyrophosphokinase translates to METILFSLPGNEELTALMAKQMNAEVGRAILRKFPDGESYTRILSKVEGKCVVLVCTLHEPDEKLLPLYFLSHTAKALGAKCTCLVAPYLAYMRQDTIFQEGEGVSAAFFGKLVSGFADSMVTVDPHLHRITSLGKVYTIPNKVIPAADNISKWITEHIKDPVLIGPDSESEQWVSEVAKNAGAPFTVLQKIRHGDRDVEVSVPEIDTYRDATPILVDDIISTARTMIETVGHLKNAGMKPPVCIGVHAVFSGNAYGDLLAAGVGNVVTCNTIPHPSNAIDLSGILASEVQKMMHHL, encoded by the coding sequence ATGGAAACCATTTTGTTCAGTCTACCCGGAAATGAAGAGCTCACTGCCCTTATGGCCAAGCAAATGAATGCCGAAGTGGGAAGGGCCATCTTGAGGAAATTCCCCGACGGGGAATCCTACACACGCATCCTTTCAAAGGTGGAAGGCAAGTGTGTTGTCCTGGTATGTACCCTTCACGAACCGGATGAGAAACTGTTGCCCCTCTATTTTTTAAGCCACACCGCCAAGGCACTCGGGGCAAAGTGTACCTGTTTGGTGGCCCCCTATCTCGCCTATATGCGACAGGATACGATCTTTCAGGAAGGGGAAGGTGTGAGCGCTGCATTTTTCGGAAAGTTGGTTTCGGGCTTTGCCGATAGCATGGTCACGGTGGATCCCCATCTGCACAGGATCACCTCCTTGGGCAAGGTCTATACCATCCCCAACAAGGTCATCCCCGCGGCCGACAACATATCCAAGTGGATAACGGAACATATCAAAGATCCGGTATTGATCGGCCCCGATTCAGAAAGTGAGCAGTGGGTCTCGGAGGTCGCCAAGAATGCCGGTGCCCCATTTACCGTATTGCAAAAGATTCGCCACGGCGATCGGGACGTGGAAGTTTCGGTCCCCGAAATAGATACCTACAGGGATGCCACCCCGATCTTGGTGGATGATATCATATCCACGGCACGAACCATGATCGAGACTGTCGGCCATCTTAAAAATGCGGGCATGAAACCACCAGTTTGTATCGGTGTCCACGCGGTATTCTCGGGCAATGCCTATGGTGACCTATTGGCCGCCGGGGTCGGGAATGTGGTGACCTGCAATACCATCCCCCACCCATCGAATGCCATCGATTTGAGTGGTATATTGGCAAGTGAAGTACAAAAAATGATGCATCACTTATGA
- a CDS encoding phosphoribosylpyrophosphate synthetase — protein MKNYDTLSEAISDLQAKGYTYDFNLKPHCLECASLKIEIRPEDFKVDQTHRFEGMSSTDDNSVLYAISSKDGIRGILVDAYGVYAENISEKMRKKLR, from the coding sequence ATGAAAAATTACGATACCCTTTCAGAAGCCATATCCGATTTACAGGCAAAGGGCTATACCTATGATTTTAACCTCAAGCCCCATTGCCTGGAATGCGCTTCCCTTAAAATCGAAATTCGACCGGAGGACTTTAAGGTCGACCAGACCCATCGTTTTGAGGGGATGAGCAGCACCGATGACAACAGCGTGCTGTACGCCATATCCTCCAAGGATGGCATCAGGGGCATCCTGGTGGATGCCTATGGCGTCTATGCCGAAAACATTTCTGAAAAAATGAGAAAAAAATTACGATAA